CATCAACAGCGCAAGCGGCTTCACCTTGTAGCCGACGATCAGCAGCAGCCCGCCGAGCCCCTCGATCGCGACGACGATCGGCCCGGTGACCTGCGGATACGGCACGTTCAGCGTATGCAGGTAACCGATGAAATCGCCGTAGCCGAGCAGCTTCATCACGCCGCCCCACAGGAACAACGCCGCCAGCGCCAGGCGCGCGAAAAAAATGACGCCGGAATCGACGGAACGCGTCATGCCTCTCTCCTCGTATGCAATTCGGCCGGCCGCACGGGGCGCGCCCGGGCGGCTCGGGGCCGTGCGGCGCTACAGCGCCCGCGGCAAATGGGCCAGCATAGAGGGACTTTCGGCCGTGTCCAAGAAAAAGGTTGTAGCAAATCTTTACACGGCGGCGGCACGGAAAAACGGAAAAGCGGCGTTTAGCCCGCGTCGCTCAACAGCACGCCTTTCTTGAAGATGAAGCAGCCGTAGCCGCGCAGCTCGCCGGTGACGATCACCGCATACGCCTGCTGCGCGCGCTCGTAGAACGCGAAACGGTCGATGCCCGCGAGCGGCACCGCGCGCCCTTCCGCGCGGTCGATCTCGGCCTGCACCTCGCGCTGCACCGGCGGCACGGCCGACGGATCGCCGACGACTTCCATCCGCCACGCCGGCACATCGACGAAGGTATCGAGCGGCAGCACGGACAACACCGCGCGCACGACGCGCGCCGAATCGGCGCCGTCGATCCGCAGCGCGCGGCCGACCACCGTATGCTCCGCGACGGATTCCGCCGGGAAATTCGCGTCGCAGATCGCGATTTCGTCGCCGTGGCCCATCGCGCGCAGCGTGTGCAGGATGTCGGCGTGCAGCAGCGGGTCGAGATTTTTCAGCATGTCGGCAAGTCTCCGGGATCAGGAACGAACCGCGTAACGTTACCCGATCCCGACGGCCGCCGCGAATACGCAACGCGCGTCACGACGCCGCGGCCGGCATTTCGTCGATGAAACCCGTGACCGACGCGAAGCGGCCCGATGCGTCGACGACGCCGAAGTCCGAACCCTTCACGATCGCCGCGCCGTCGGGCGACACGAGCGCCCACGAGAAGCGCAGGTGCTGGCCGAACGCATCGACGTCGGTCGTGCGGCGGAAGCGGTACGCAGGGAAACGCTCCTGCACGGCGGCGATCATCGTGTCGATGCCCGCGTGACCGTCGCCGGCCATCAGCGGATCGCGATAGGCCGCGTCGCTCGCGTAGGTCGCATCGATCAGCGCGCGCCGGCGGGCGACATCGGGTTCGTTCCACGCGTCGAAGTAGCGGTCGATCAGGTCGGCGTGAACGGACGGGGCGG
The sequence above is drawn from the Burkholderia stabilis genome and encodes:
- a CDS encoding DoxX family protein, with translation MTRSVDSGVIFFARLALAALFLWGGVMKLLGYGDFIGYLHTLNVPYPQVTGPIVVAIEGLGGLLLIVGYKVKPLALLMAFYTVATAMVGHNFWDATDAAVQHDMVIHFWKNIAIAGGFLLLFVTGAGGASIDGLRRSSSSYGGLR
- a CDS encoding RbsD/FucU family protein, with amino-acid sequence MLKNLDPLLHADILHTLRAMGHGDEIAICDANFPAESVAEHTVVGRALRIDGADSARVVRAVLSVLPLDTFVDVPAWRMEVVGDPSAVPPVQREVQAEIDRAEGRAVPLAGIDRFAFYERAQQAYAVIVTGELRGYGCFIFKKGVLLSDAG
- a CDS encoding nuclear transport factor 2 family protein, whose amino-acid sequence is MNTAQSAPSVHADLIDRYFDAWNEPDVARRRALIDATYASDAAYRDPLMAGDGHAGIDTMIAAVQERFPAYRFRRTTDVDAFGQHLRFSWALVSPDGAAIVKGSDFGVVDASGRFASVTGFIDEMPAAAS